A stretch of the Oxyura jamaicensis isolate SHBP4307 breed ruddy duck chromosome 4, BPBGC_Ojam_1.0, whole genome shotgun sequence genome encodes the following:
- the NPY5R gene encoding neuropeptide Y receptor type 5 produces the protein MDLGFKDHNNRTPTKNASAATNNFSAWKDYRSSVDDIQYFLIGLYTLISLAGFVGNLLVLMALTKRKQKTIINILIGNLAFSDILVVLFCSPFTLTSVLLDQWMFGTVMCHVMPFLQCASVLVSTLMLISIAAVRYRMIKYPLASNLTAKQGYFLIVVIWAFGCAICSPLPVFHKIVDLSKTLNLEALENRLLCIESWPSDSYRIAFTISLLLMQYILPLVCLTASHTSVCRSVGARLSSKEDKFQENEMINLTLHPSKSTGTQTQPSSHTRWSCALVRKHHRRYSKKTSSVMPAILRHHQDNTNFRDLPESSGTEKSQISSSSKFIPGVPICFEMKPEENTEIQDMITVSQSIVRIKTRSRRVFCRLTVLILVFGFSWMPLHLFHVVTDFNATLISNRHFKLVYCICHLLGMMSCCLNPILYGFLNNSIKADLMSLIPCCQIP, from the coding sequence ATGGATTTAGGATTCAAAGACCATAACAACAGGACACCCACCAAGAATGCTTCTGCTgcaacaaataatttttctgcttggaaagACTACAGGAGCAGTGTCGATGACATACAATACTTTCTCATTGGGCTATACACACTTATAAGCCTGGCTGGCTTTGTGGGAAACCTGCTTGTACTAATGGCTCTAACAAAACGCAAGCAGAAGACAATAATAAACATTCTCATTGGTAACTTGGCCTTCTCTGACATCTTAGTTGTGctgttttgttctcctttcaCGCTGACATCTGTTCTGCTTGACCAGTGGATGTTTGGTACTGTCATGTGCCACGTAATGCCCTTCCTCCAATGTGCATCCGTTCTAGTTTCAACTTTAATGTTAATATCCATCGCTGCAGTCCGATACCGTATGATTAAATATCCCCTCGCCAGCAATCTAACAGCAAAACAAGGCTATTTCTTAATAGTAGTCATTTGGGCCTTCGGTTGTGCCATTTGCTCCCCTCTGCCAGTTTTCCACAAAATTGTGGACCTCAGCAAAACTCTGAATTTAGAGGCACTGGAGAACAGGCTCTTGTGTATTGAGTCATGGCCTTCTGACTCATACAGAATTGCCTTCACCATATCCTTACTGCTCATGCAGTATATACTCCCCCTGGTGTGTTTAACTGCCAGTCACACCAGCGTCTGCAGGAGCGTAGGTGCCAGGCTGTCCAGCAAGGAAGACAAGTTCCAGGAAAACGAGATGATAAACCTCACGCTTCACCCATCTAAGAGTACGGGCACTCAGACACAGCCCTCCAGCCACACCAGGTGGAGCTGCGCCTTGGTCAGAAAGCACCACAGAAGATACAGCAAAAAGACTTCCAGCGTGATGCCAGCTATTTTAAGGCACCATCAGGATAATACTAATTTCAGAGACCTCCCAGAAAGCTCTGGCACAGAAAAAAGCCAGATCTCTTCCTCCAGTAAATTCATCCCAGGGGTACCTATCTGTTTTGAGatgaaaccagaagaaaacacagagatcCAGGACATGATTACGGTATCCCAATCCATCGTCAGAATTAAAACAAGATCTAGGAGAGTTTTTTGCAGACTGACAGTGCTAATCCTCGTTTTTGGTTTCAGTTGGATGCCTCTTCACCTTTTTCACGTTGTGACGGATTTTAATGCCACTCTCATTTctaacagacattttaaattagtATATTGCATATGTCATTTGCTGGGCATGATGTCCTGCTGCTTGAATCCCATCCTCTACGGGTTCCTTAACAACAGCATAAAAGCTGATTTAATGTCTCTTATTCCATGCTGCCAAATACCATGA